A region from the Eptesicus fuscus isolate TK198812 chromosome 1, DD_ASM_mEF_20220401, whole genome shotgun sequence genome encodes:
- the LOC129149841 gene encoding endogenous retrovirus group K member 5 Gag polyprotein-like — protein sequence MGQLESRDNALYGQMLKSMLNSKGTKVTDKQVENFLKFIQEVCPWFPEEGTVNLQTWQKVGEQMRNHYKAFGPNKTPIDAFSLWSSIRDCLDPRYEHNQPSLKPGKKEKQCTGTKKGSEKDSILKKSNVNFKDKLNPQDEEDLEEATALCHDDDTGVVQAKEEEDYFSAGTEEGSDIEDVLEQFLEALKRLGKKKRSRGGSPRRSPLPCAAPVPLSPLQMALQEARKAGEDLGIHAFPVMERVNPNTGQRERTYDPLPFKTLKELKTACAQYGPTSPYTLTILETIASETLPPNDWRAIAKACLSGGDYLLWKSEYDEKAKEQAARNRAAQVNISYEMLVGEGDYADTHNQIQYPLEAYGQINGAGIRAWKKLPTSGQKTEELSKIIQGPDEKYQDFVSRLLQAVGRVVVDGEAGILIVKQLAYENANAACQAALWPYQRKGALSDYIRICADIGPSYIQGVAIAAALKGTTIEGILQQQFSTGRGQTYKCFTCGGTGHMAKQCPSNKGVNKGNGRGFKQPGLCPKCKRGKHWANECKSKTDIQGNPLPQQQSGNTREWPAQHQQIMEALSVYLPAPDAQHPACPRSKTNTGVIPSNPLKCRVGPWTHKAICINSRIGTTSHPYRGI from the coding sequence ATGGGGCAGTTAGAATCTAGAGATAATGCCCTTTATGGGCAAATGTTAAAGTCTATGCTCAACAGTAAAGGAACTAAAGTTACTGACAAGCAagtagaaaattttttaaaattcattcaagaaGTCTGCCCTTGGTTTCCTGAGGAAGGAACCGTTAACTTACAAACTTGGCAGAAAGTTGGAGAACAAATGCGCAATCATTATAAAGCCTTTGGGCCAAATAAGACCCCGATTGATGCATTTTCTTTATGGAGTTCAATACGGGACTGTTTAGATCCCAGGTATGAACATAATCAACCATCTCTTAagccaggaaaaaaagagaagcagtGTACTGGCACAAAAAAGGGGTCTGAAAAAGACAGcatattaaaaaagagtaatgtaaattttaaagacaaattaaatCCTCAAGATGAGGAGGATCTTGAGGAAGCTACTGCTCTTTGTCATGATGATGATACAGGTGTTGTTCAggcaaaagaggaggaagattatttttctgcTGGAACTGAAGAGGGTAGTGATATAGAAGATGTGTTAGAACAATTTTTAGAAGCATTAAAGCGTCttggcaagaaaaagagaagccgTGGGGGCAGTCCCCGCCGCTCTCCGCTGCCCTGTGCAGCGCCAgttccactctcccctctccagatGGCTTTGCAGGAGGCACGAAAGGCGGGTGAGGATTTGGGCATTCACGCCTTCCCCGTTATGGAACGGGTGAACCCTAACACAGGACAGCGTGAGCGTACTTATGACCCACTTCCTTTTAAAACCCTGAAGGAGTTAAAAACAGCCTGTGCTCAGTATGGGCCTACTTCTCCTTATACTTTAACCATCTTGGAAACTATAGCCTCAGAGACTCTCCCACCTAATGATTGGAGAGCTATTGCCAAGGCTTGTTTATCAGGAGGAGATTATCTCTTGTGGAAATCAGAATATGATGAAAAGGCTAAGGAACAAGCTGCTCGTAATCGAGCTGCACAagttaatatttcttatgaaaTGCTGGTAGGAGAAGGAGACTATGCTGATACCCATAATCAAATTCAATACCCTCTGGAAGCTTATGGACAAATTAATGGGGCTGGGATCAGAGCCTGGAAAAAGCTTCCCACCTCTGGTCAAAAAACAGAGGAGCTCTCAAAGATTATTCAAGGGCCAGATGAAAAGTATCAGGATTTTGTCTCTCGGCTATTACAGGCTGTTGGCCGAGTAGTGGTGGATGGAGAGGCTGGCATATTAATAGTTAAGCAGTTGGCGTATGAAAATGCTAACGCTGCCTGTCAAGCTGCATTATGGCCCTATCAAAGAAAGGGGGCTCTCTCAGATTATATCCGCATTTGTGCAGATATTGGTCCCTCATATATACAAGGAGTCGCTATTGCGGCCGCATTAAAGGGAACCACCATTGAGGGAATTCTTCAGCAACAGTTCAGCACAGGGAGAGGTCAGACATACAAGTGTTTCACTTGTGGAGGAACAGGACACATGGCAAAACAGTGTCCCTCTAATAAAGGGGTTAATAAAGGAAATGGCAGAGGTTTCAAACAACCTGGACTGTGCCCTAaatgtaaaagaggaaaacattggGCAAATGAGTGTAAATCTAAGACAGATATCCAGGGAAATCCCTTGCCTCAGCAGCAGTCGGGAAACACCCGAGAGTGGCCAGCTCAGCACCAGCAAATAATGGAGGCACTATCTGTTTACCTTCCTGCCCCTGATGCGCAGCATccagcctgccccaggagcaAAACGAATACAGGAGTTATTCCGAGCAACCCCCTGAAGTGCCGGGTTGGACCTTGGACCCATAAAGCGATATGTATTAACTCCAGAATTGGGACCACAAGCCATCCCTACAGGGGTATATAG